Genomic segment of Osmia bicornis bicornis chromosome 2, iOsmBic2.1, whole genome shotgun sequence:
AAATTAAACcacaaagtttcattttttccgGCAAAGAACTTTGCAATTATTTACCTTCATCATACAACTCACATGCTACTTTAGATTCGAATAGTTATTAcagatattttcaatattttactCTCATAAACTGAACATCcaatttcaactatttttcTCGTTAACTATAAACGAATGAACGAAGTTTTGCattaaaatcttattttcttaaaaCTAAACACCATCCTGCGAAGACTGAAAGCTCTAACAGATACTTGAAACTTTGAAATCGAGttagaaattttagaaaattaaatacaattttcctACTTTTGCTCCATAGCGTTAAACTTATTCTACGATATTGTTTGCGTTTTTGACTCGAGATTTAAACTTTCTATCCTCGTCGCTAAATCAGCCGAAGATTTTGCGAATGATTTATGTGCTTTTTCTTCCAAACAAGGTGTCTTAGGTCCCACGATTTCTGTCGCttgttttgtaatttcattcCAAGCAAATATAACATCATCTTCTCGAGTTAAACGACTGCAAATTACGAATCGAACAACCAATTTTTCGCGAAAAGTTGCAGCAACCACATAAATCTTCTTTTCGGCTGTTAAACGGGTGAGAAGTTCTTTAGTTAACTGATTGTCACCCTGAAAATcataataaattgattaaaataaaatttataaaagaaaagaaattacactttatgtgaaaataaaagattgtACATATCTATTTAATCtcatattaattattcatattcACATTAGTGtcttacaattataatttgttgaaatatttacGTAAATTAACATCATAGGTTAAAAAGTTCATAAacttatatttcattttatgatGAACTTCTTTTCTCTGTTATGTATACACGTATACATAACAGTTGAAAGTggcatttttttaaaaacaatttttttgttacagacTTTTAAATTATATCGCGAAACTTTTAACCACCTGGGTACGGCAAACATTGGACACTTCTTGTCTTATCGACGGAAGCTGATTTTTCCTTATCAAACCAAAGCGTTCGCAGctctgttttttaattataaatgttgAAAGATTCGAATGAAAAGCACCTAAAACCCCAATCTGCATAGTACCGACGATTGAACGTCATGCCAGTAGGGATGTGTACATGCATATACAGGgtctaccatttatctcgGAACCCGTGCGCGCGCGAACTTATGAATGTGGCAACAGCGTTAAAATTCGATAGATGCACCCTCTGCAAACCATTGCTGAAAGTATAATGTCATGTAGAGAGCTGTGAGGAAATCGACCgaatccgagattcgattcgGGATATGAGTATGCACGATAAGCAGTGGAACTTCGAgtcggctcggctcggctcggctcggcaAAACTCGGGCGTGATCGGCAGAGAGACAAATATACTCGCATCCcgaatcgaatctcggacTAGAGTATCGCCAATAATGCCAAACGTTGCGCTATTGCCACATTCATGAGTTTACGCGCGCACGGGTTCCGAGATAAACGGTAGACCCTGTAGTCATTGTCAACGGTCATTGAATACAAGAAACTTACCACGTGCTATTCTGTTCTTCGGTGCTGCAGTATTTAATATGACGTGTGAACAGTAGACAATCCCGTATTCATTTTAGCGAGTACGGTGTGCGTTATAACATTTCCTTCAAAGTTAAAAAAATAGAGTATTTAATGTTAAGTAACAATTTATCAACATTTCATACCATACTGTAATAAAAACGAACATAATATGTATTACGTGGTAAGCTTCTAGTATTCAATGACTGTTGGAAATGACTGTACATACACGCCCCTCAACGACGTTCAATCGTTGGTGATATGTAGATTGccggtttcaggcgcttttcaCTCGAATGTATTAACGTTTATAACTAAAAGATAAATCCGCGAACGCTATTttgttattcttgattttcgtcttatttcgAACCCCAGAATCATCTTTTAAAATTTGTCCCACCTGATTTGGGGCATCCTGTATAGCTTAGCAACCGAACGTATCTtatgatataataattatatttttgcacTGGCATGTGTGAGCTAAGAAACTTGATAAACAAAACCTACGGTATATGGAGTTTGGTCGATAAACCAAGAAATCATGCTTTCTGCGACCTATGAAGGTCGGCTGCTAGGTAAAAGTTTCTACGGCATGCGATATTTGAAAGTCGTATTTGGAGGATTAAGTAGATAATATTCTTCAAATttctgattattttaattacttcattATGTGTATTTTgttctataatttttatatatgtacCTTCATTCTGAAGCAAATTAAACCCATGGATCTACCTATCACTAATTCGAACCTGCTGTCCGATTTAACATATTCTTCAAATCTTTGAGCAAATTTTATGGTACGCCTTATGTGTTCCTGTAAACCGTCCACTCCATATAGACGCAAGACAAACCAAAGTTTCAAAGAACGAAAACGTCGTCCCAACGGAATTTGCCaattctgaaaaataattttatatttgtgaatttttcataaaaataaacaaaataatttattgaataagtaaataattaCCCTATAATCTGGAGCAAGTCCTTCTTTATCGTGTGCCAAATAAATCCTATCTACACTGAAAGCTTCAATGAGTCTCCTAGAATCTTTAACCCtataattgtttaaaacaTACAGCTATATCGTTTTGAGagtaaaacatttttttatttgtataaaCTACAAGAAAATACACGCACCATAATGCAGAACAATCGAAATTCACGAGTAACCATTTGTGTGGATTAATATTGAAAGAGTCAGCGTATTCAACTCCAGTCATTAAATACCGATATTCGGGACAAACGAAAGCAGCAcctacaaaaatatatatgtttacataacattaataactatttttaattttttggaaaGAATGTAAGTTCCTCATTTCTATCTacttgttatttattttacgcTGTATGATTTATTGAAcatagattaattaaaattaatttttaatttattcaaatcaTATTGCTTGGTTTTAAAAGCTTTGAACGGAATTCAATATAACTCAATTTACAGAagtttgaaattatatttaaaaagtgTACTATGTTATACTTTATGGCCTAAAAGTAACGAAATTCAAagtgattaattattaattgttaaacATTTCTAAACAAAAGATTGTAGTTGTTGTAAATTTATTAACCTGCATATGCAGCATCGACGTGCAACCAAACATTGTACTCTTTACAAATGGGTCCCAATTCTTCAAGTTTATCGAAGGCACACGTGCCAGTGGTACCCAAAGTAGCTATAACACAGCATGGTATCAAACCTTTCACCAAGTCCTCCTTGATCGCTTTCAATAACGTTTCACCTCGAAAAACACATTTCTCGTCGGctggtaaaagtttcatagcAACCGAGGCTAAAATTCCTGCTTTTTCTACGGAGGAATTtgattgatctgtgtgaaacAAACATTGACACTTAAAATGATCAATCTTGCTGTAAAACTATTTAAGAAAGCGATTGATgattaa
This window contains:
- the LOC114876220 gene encoding aromatic-L-amino-acid decarboxylase-like, with the translated sequence MDTKEFVDFGKAAIDFVANYTDNLRNKNVLPDVEPGYLSELLPEEAPQKAETWQQVLKDVEQYIIPGVTHWNSPHFHAFYPTANSYPALVGEILSSGIGCIGFSWLASPACTELEVITMNWLGKLIGLPKEFLNCSEGPGGGVIQGSASETTLVCLLAAIEQTTRQIKHLHSDWDDAYIRSKLVTYTSDQSNSSVEKAGILASVAMKLLPADEKCVFRGETLLKAIKEDLVKGLIPCCVIATLGTTGTCAFDKLEELGPICKEYNVWLHVDAAYAGAAFVCPEYRYLMTGVEYADSFNINPHKWLLVNFDCSALWVKDSRRLIEAFSVDRIYLAHDKEGLAPDYRNWQIPLGRRFRSLKLWFVLRLYGVDGLQEHIRRTIKFAQRFEEYVKSDSRFELVIGRSMGLICFRMKGDNQLTKELLTRLTAEKKIYVVAATFREKLVVRFVICSRLTREDDVIFAWNEITKQATEIVGPKTPCLEEKAHKSFAKSSADLATRIESLNLESKTQTIS